In one Pseudomonas sp. 31-12 genomic region, the following are encoded:
- a CDS encoding PIG-L deacetylase family protein gives MSRKQQLLKRHRRNKRIGLLIALVLLIAIGLLVAWWLPLVLAVLGWIAHEAWFADHLFYSPKDDYQYSFPPYTPQPKVHLDGERLRLDEGVMLVDDATLVLALRVKSTWLGRFIDPVVELLGGENPDQQTFERGVNGLRYLNLSGQAQVLSRGELRLQGRFCRLVGEPVLWALEQPDYRRQRVMVIAPHADDAELAAYGLYSQADEAWIVTLTAGEIEAEHYQQIGLSKVEAARLKGRLRAWDSIAVPRWAGVPEAHCVQLGYFCLQLAAMQAAPTKPMGSREAELSDTRVYRQLNPFALPGDVDGAPTWNNLLADLRELLLRARPEVIVLPHPTLDPHPDHLCAQQAVLEALSGLEWQPTTLLGYANHLHDNDRWPMGDAGHGIALPPAFDPATQMQPCCLPLSLDLQRDKAMALGMMHDLQPPMPFKRRLRRLIQRLLARRVPPLYGENEFFRKAVRRHELLWLLKHGETSRQQK, from the coding sequence ATGAGCCGCAAACAGCAACTGCTCAAGCGCCATCGGCGCAACAAACGCATCGGCCTTTTGATCGCGCTGGTGCTGTTGATTGCCATCGGACTGCTGGTGGCCTGGTGGTTGCCGCTGGTGCTGGCGGTGCTGGGCTGGATTGCCCACGAAGCCTGGTTCGCCGATCACCTGTTCTACTCGCCCAAAGACGATTACCAATACAGTTTCCCGCCGTACACCCCGCAGCCCAAGGTGCATCTGGACGGGGAGCGTTTGCGCCTGGACGAAGGCGTGATGCTGGTCGACGACGCAACGCTGGTGTTGGCGCTGCGGGTAAAAAGCACGTGGCTGGGGCGCTTTATCGATCCGGTGGTCGAATTGCTGGGTGGCGAAAATCCGGATCAACAGACGTTTGAGCGCGGTGTGAACGGCCTTCGCTACCTGAACCTCAGCGGTCAGGCGCAAGTGTTGTCGCGGGGCGAGTTGCGCCTCCAGGGACGCTTCTGCCGCTTAGTCGGCGAGCCGGTGCTGTGGGCGCTGGAGCAACCGGATTATCGCCGCCAGCGGGTGATGGTGATCGCGCCCCACGCCGACGACGCCGAGCTGGCCGCCTATGGTTTGTACAGCCAGGCCGATGAAGCCTGGATCGTGACCCTCACCGCCGGTGAAATCGAAGCCGAACATTATCAGCAGATCGGTTTGAGCAAGGTCGAGGCCGCCCGACTCAAGGGCCGTTTGCGCGCCTGGGACAGCATCGCTGTGCCGCGCTGGGCGGGCGTGCCTGAAGCGCATTGCGTGCAGCTGGGATATTTCTGCCTGCAACTGGCGGCGATGCAGGCTGCACCGACGAAGCCGATGGGTTCCCGTGAAGCCGAGTTGAGCGACACCCGTGTGTATCGCCAGTTGAATCCATTTGCCCTGCCGGGCGACGTCGACGGTGCGCCGACCTGGAACAATCTGCTGGCCGATCTGCGTGAGCTTTTGTTGCGCGCGCGTCCCGAAGTGATCGTGCTGCCACACCCGACGCTCGATCCGCATCCCGATCATCTCTGCGCCCAGCAAGCGGTCCTCGAAGCCTTGAGCGGTCTTGAGTGGCAGCCGACCACCTTGCTCGGCTACGCCAATCATCTGCACGATAACGATCGCTGGCCGATGGGCGATGCGGGGCACGGCATCGCGCTGCCGCCGGCCTTTGACCCGGCGACGCAGATGCAGCCTTGCTGCCTGCCGCTGTCGTTGGACCTTCAGCGTGATAAAGCCATGGCGCTGGGCATGATGCACGACCTGCAACCGCCCATGCCGTTCAAGCGACGTTTGCGTCGGTTGATACAACGGTTGCTGGCCCGTAGAGTGCCGCCCCTTTATGGCGAGAACGAATTTTTTCGAAAAGCGGTCAGACGCCATGAATTGTTGTGGCTTTTGAAGCATGGTGAAACATCTCGACAGCAGAAATGA
- a CDS encoding DUF6625 family protein, whose amino-acid sequence MINPRPRIVFLIPYFGQWPFWMPFFLESCRRNADIDWLLFSDCGTPENLPPNVTVECMTFKDYCGLVSQRLDIDFAPDAAYKLCDIKPALGHIHADRLQGYDFWGFGDIDLVYGDLRSYFTPDRLAGYDLFSTHERRVAGHLCLMRNNARKRELFMQMKNWRKRFTDQEHHALDEGAFSRIFLWRKNFPEPLFTLVGKLNPWRRRSEFTEAFSTPGGCIKWHDGTDDFPHHWYWRNGCLSNDRDGDRRFPYFHFVCWKRNEWSRLPPPDPAEVRRIAAEPAWVIDATGFHRGAL is encoded by the coding sequence GTGATCAACCCACGCCCGCGCATTGTTTTTCTGATCCCGTATTTCGGCCAATGGCCGTTCTGGATGCCGTTTTTCCTGGAGAGTTGCCGTCGCAACGCCGATATCGACTGGTTGCTATTCAGCGACTGCGGCACGCCCGAGAATCTGCCCCCCAACGTCACGGTCGAGTGCATGACGTTCAAAGATTACTGCGGGTTGGTCTCACAACGGCTGGATATCGACTTTGCGCCGGATGCGGCTTACAAGCTCTGCGACATCAAGCCGGCGCTGGGGCATATTCATGCCGACCGCTTGCAAGGCTATGATTTCTGGGGGTTCGGCGATATTGATCTGGTGTATGGTGACCTGCGAAGTTATTTCACCCCTGATCGGCTGGCCGGTTATGACCTGTTCTCGACTCACGAGCGACGAGTAGCAGGGCATCTCTGCCTGATGCGCAACAACGCCCGCAAGCGTGAGTTGTTCATGCAGATGAAGAATTGGCGAAAGCGCTTCACCGATCAGGAGCATCATGCGCTGGACGAGGGCGCATTCAGCCGGATCTTCCTCTGGCGCAAGAATTTCCCCGAGCCGTTGTTCACCTTGGTGGGCAAGCTCAATCCGTGGCGTCGGCGCAGCGAGTTCACCGAGGCGTTCAGCACGCCGGGTGGCTGCATCAAGTGGCACGACGGCACGGATGATTTTCCGCATCACTGGTATTGGCGTAATGGCTGTTTGAGTAATGATCGCGATGGCGATCGCCGGTTTCCGTACTTCCACTTCGTTTGCTGGAAACGCAACGAGTGGTCACGGTTGCCTCCACCCGATCCAGCCGAGGTCAGGCGTATCGCCGCCGAACCGGCCTGGGTCATCGATGCGACAGGTTTTCACCGAGGAGCGTTATGA
- a CDS encoding glycosyltransferase family 4 protein gives MSQRSKVLQLQPDYNVKAHDFADLAEQIVKALPNDRYEVTAAFLRGKPGPGEAVSQADRSVYFEFSDKSLKGMRLRAMWTLYKFCRAEKFDVVICNRFKPVNMMLTLNRWLKVPLCIGISHGFGEYDRFYRRRQTQRLIDRHWRFVGVSPAVKQYLLDCDCGFTDQNTYAITNAIDIEQAEGLQHSRERARELLGIDPSVRLIGALGRLVPVKGHTYLLQAFAALKDKYPNTQLAIIGAGREESRLKAEIESLGLTGRAHLLGFKEIALQYIRAFDVWTMPSLAEGLGLALLEGMSGHLPVIASNVPAMLPLIEGAGGLAITPKDVPSLVAALDNYLGLSDDELKAKGEQSFRYLQKEHDIEVFRQEYLNLIDSGLEQARKEQP, from the coding sequence ATGAGTCAACGGTCAAAGGTTCTGCAATTGCAGCCTGACTACAATGTCAAAGCCCATGATTTTGCCGACCTCGCGGAGCAGATCGTCAAGGCGCTGCCAAATGATCGCTACGAAGTCACTGCAGCGTTCCTGCGGGGCAAGCCCGGGCCGGGCGAGGCTGTGAGCCAGGCCGACCGTTCGGTGTATTTCGAGTTTTCCGACAAGTCCCTCAAGGGCATGCGCCTGCGCGCGATGTGGACGTTGTACAAGTTTTGCCGTGCGGAAAAGTTCGATGTGGTGATTTGTAATCGCTTCAAGCCAGTGAACATGATGCTGACGCTCAACCGCTGGTTGAAGGTGCCGCTGTGCATCGGCATTTCCCACGGTTTTGGCGAATACGACCGGTTTTACCGGCGCCGCCAGACCCAGCGGCTGATCGATCGTCACTGGCGCTTCGTCGGTGTGTCGCCGGCGGTCAAACAGTACCTGCTGGACTGCGACTGCGGTTTCACTGACCAGAATACCTACGCCATTACCAATGCTATCGACATCGAGCAGGCAGAAGGCTTGCAGCACAGCCGCGAGCGCGCCCGCGAATTGTTGGGCATCGATCCGTCGGTGCGCTTGATCGGGGCGCTGGGTCGCCTGGTGCCGGTCAAGGGTCACACCTATCTGTTGCAGGCGTTTGCCGCCCTCAAGGACAAGTACCCGAACACCCAGTTGGCGATCATTGGTGCCGGCCGCGAAGAGTCGCGCCTGAAAGCCGAAATCGAAAGCCTGGGGCTAACCGGTCGCGCGCACCTGCTGGGCTTCAAGGAAATTGCCTTGCAGTACATTCGCGCGTTCGACGTCTGGACCATGCCGTCCCTGGCTGAAGGTCTGGGGCTGGCATTGCTCGAAGGCATGAGCGGGCACCTGCCGGTGATCGCCTCGAACGTACCGGCCATGCTGCCGCTGATCGAAGGTGCGGGCGGGCTGGCGATTACGCCGAAGGATGTGCCGAGCCTGGTCGCGGCGCTGGATAATTACCTCGGGCTGTCAGATGACGAGCTCAAGGCCAAGGGCGAGCAGTCCTTCCGTTATCTCCAGAAAGAACATGACATCGAGGTGTTCCGTCAGGAATACCTGAATCTGATCGACTCCGGCCTGGAACAGGCCCGCAAGGAACAACCATGA
- a CDS encoding glycosyltransferase, with amino-acid sequence MSDAQPLVTVIIASYNHAPYIEESILSVLDQTYPNIELLVVDDGSKDDSVERIKALQEKHGFDFRVQQNQGLTNTLNAAIARSKGSLIAPFGSDDIMLPERIATQVAYMDGKPEVGICAGNIELIDADGNLYPEKRQRREVPFRRLDFDDMFLERKPYPPAPTLMIRREALDKVGGFDPNIRLEDLLIELKVTRAGYFIDGLNVLMARYRKHATNSYKNHRFMVDNILRSYALFSDHPMYDEVRYKFLSSMFLKTANRDRKLARELLAQIPFKAWNKKTWRGLGRLYFSPLEKD; translated from the coding sequence ATGAGCGACGCGCAACCTCTCGTCACTGTCATCATCGCGTCGTATAACCACGCACCCTACATTGAGGAAAGCATTCTCAGCGTCCTCGACCAGACCTATCCGAACATCGAGTTGCTGGTGGTCGATGATGGTTCAAAGGACGACAGCGTTGAGCGCATCAAGGCATTGCAGGAGAAGCACGGTTTTGATTTCCGGGTTCAACAGAACCAGGGGCTGACCAATACTCTCAATGCTGCCATTGCCCGTTCAAAGGGCAGCCTGATCGCTCCATTCGGTTCTGACGACATCATGCTGCCGGAGCGCATTGCGACGCAGGTGGCGTACATGGATGGCAAACCCGAGGTCGGTATCTGCGCCGGCAACATCGAGCTGATCGACGCCGACGGCAATCTGTATCCCGAGAAGCGTCAGCGCCGTGAGGTGCCGTTCCGTCGTCTGGATTTCGATGACATGTTCCTGGAGCGCAAACCCTATCCACCCGCGCCAACCCTGATGATCCGCCGGGAAGCGCTGGACAAGGTGGGCGGCTTCGATCCGAACATTCGCCTGGAAGACTTGCTGATCGAGCTGAAGGTGACGCGTGCCGGTTACTTTATCGATGGCCTGAATGTGCTGATGGCGCGCTATCGCAAGCACGCCACCAACTCTTACAAGAACCACCGTTTCATGGTCGATAACATCCTGCGCTCCTACGCGCTGTTCAGCGATCATCCGATGTACGACGAGGTGCGTTACAAGTTCCTCAGTTCGATGTTTCTCAAGACCGCCAATCGTGACCGCAAGCTGGCCCGCGAGCTGCTGGCGCAGATCCCGTTCAAGGCCTGGAACAAAAAGACCTGGCGTGGTCTGGGGCGACTGTACTTCTCGCCGCTGGAAAAAGACTAA
- a CDS encoding acyltransferase: protein MTETNPFIALAAYLLAIVTAALLLRAVPKIARHLEHSGESRYASIDGLRGYLAFGVFVHHSVITWIFLRTGVIEFPPSNFYSQLGQGSVALFFMITGFLFWNRLLTQGRQHDWLAFAVSRVFRLYPLYLPLMLIVFVTVFYLQDWELKEPGIRLAGQILAWLTFDRPDVNQYHQTGMLISNVTWTLGYEVFFYLALPLAGMVFIYRGSWLQVVLCLIGIYALYQLVGWEHSLKKHFLASFLGGIGAAYWIRRPHLKTWGQTRLAGIIALLAVTIAFTAFNRAFNLLPLLLLSLFFVIVASGNTLFGALKPRSIRWLGEISYSTYLLHGFVLWVMVQRLPLVLHLDARDTWTYLSLIAVCTCLLIVISSLTFLYVEKPGMAAGQKVLQWLRQGKKADKGLAEKIAR, encoded by the coding sequence ATGACTGAAACCAACCCGTTCATTGCGCTGGCAGCCTACCTGCTGGCCATCGTGACCGCCGCCCTGTTGTTGCGCGCCGTTCCGAAAATCGCCCGGCACCTGGAGCATTCCGGCGAAAGCCGCTATGCCAGCATTGATGGATTACGCGGTTATCTGGCGTTTGGTGTGTTTGTGCACCATTCGGTCATTACCTGGATCTTCCTGCGCACCGGCGTTATCGAATTTCCGCCGAGCAACTTCTATTCGCAGCTTGGCCAAGGCAGCGTCGCGCTGTTTTTCATGATCACCGGCTTCCTGTTCTGGAACCGATTGCTCACCCAGGGACGTCAACACGACTGGCTGGCCTTCGCCGTTTCCCGGGTATTCCGCCTCTATCCTTTGTACTTGCCGTTGATGCTGATTGTATTTGTCACGGTGTTCTATCTGCAGGACTGGGAACTCAAGGAGCCCGGCATCCGCCTGGCCGGGCAGATTCTGGCATGGCTGACCTTCGACCGGCCGGACGTCAACCAGTACCACCAGACCGGCATGCTGATCTCCAACGTCACCTGGACATTGGGCTACGAGGTGTTTTTCTATCTGGCGTTGCCATTGGCCGGCATGGTCTTCATCTATCGCGGCAGCTGGCTGCAAGTGGTGCTGTGCCTGATCGGCATTTACGCTCTGTACCAATTGGTCGGCTGGGAACACTCGCTGAAGAAGCACTTTCTGGCGAGCTTCCTGGGCGGCATTGGTGCGGCGTACTGGATACGCCGGCCACACTTGAAGACCTGGGGTCAGACGCGACTGGCGGGGATTATCGCGTTGCTGGCGGTGACGATTGCATTTACGGCATTCAACCGCGCGTTCAACCTGTTGCCACTGCTGCTGCTTTCCTTGTTTTTTGTCATCGTGGCCTCCGGAAACACCCTGTTCGGCGCACTCAAACCGCGCAGCATCCGCTGGCTTGGGGAAATCAGCTACAGCACCTATTTACTGCACGGTTTCGTGCTTTGGGTGATGGTGCAACGCCTGCCGCTGGTGCTGCACCTGGATGCTCGTGACACCTGGACCTATCTGTCGCTGATTGCCGTGTGCACGTGCCTGCTGATTGTCATCAGCAGCCTGACGTTCTTGTACGTAGAGAAGCCGGGCATGGCAGCGGGCCAGAAAGTCTTGCAGTGGCTGCGCCAAGGCAAAAAGGCCGACAAGGGCCTGGCGGAGAAGATCGCTCGCTGA